From Geomonas agri, one genomic window encodes:
- a CDS encoding LytS/YhcK type 5TM receptor domain-containing protein — protein sequence MNTFSSLFNNAALMLILCIVYDTFSIYAISNKKLRVILTGVLVGCICIAVMLTPWPLEKGLYFDTRSVLLSLCGLFFGVIPTMIAVAIAGAFRLYQGGPGGVIGTVVIVVTASVGLLGAYWKDKRGKPPNWMQLYAFGVVVHIAMISCMFLFPAAMRDIILKNTVLPILLIYPVLTTIIGLILKKQEDRRTADNKLLYSTALATAALESTPNGILIVNRDGTATRWNRRFVELWKIPGHLLDMSDNKPLLAHASSLVANPEEFIARVTELYQHPEKSCTDTLYLADGRIFERYTQPQKVGKEIVGRFWSFHDITEQRKAAESLQMMRFCVDHAGDSMFWIDNEGRILYVNDATCAGLGYSREELLRMSIFDIDPDFPATVWNEHFENLRLRGHIIFETRHCAKDGRIFPIEVNANYVHFGCHEFNFAFARDITERKRAMEERLKLEQQLLHAQKLESLGVLAGGIAHDFNNILTSILGNADLALMRINPESPAIDNLYNIVKASARAADLAKQMLAYSGKGKFVIGNHDINDLLEEMLHILKVSISKKAMLRLNLTHPLPPIEADATQIRQIIMNLVINASEAMGDESGMITITTGSMQCDRSYLKDVWLDENITDGLYVFIEVADTGCGMSKETLAKLFDPFFTTKFTGRGLGMAAVLGIVRGHKGAVKVYSEPGKGSTFKILLPASSKPADTFDHDTECDDWKGSGTVLLVDDEESVRGIGSEMLKEMGFDVVTATDGREAIDNYRSRPDIRFVILDLTMPRMGGEQCFRELRALNPNVKVIMSSGFGELEVTEAFAGKGLSGFIQKPYKFVALRESILSLGLDQKDS from the coding sequence GTGAACACGTTCTCAAGTCTTTTTAACAATGCAGCATTGATGCTCATCCTCTGCATCGTTTACGATACGTTCAGCATTTATGCGATCTCGAACAAAAAGCTGCGGGTGATACTTACCGGCGTCCTGGTAGGGTGTATCTGCATCGCGGTCATGCTCACCCCCTGGCCCTTGGAAAAGGGATTGTATTTCGACACCAGGTCGGTCCTCCTGAGCCTTTGCGGACTTTTTTTCGGCGTAATTCCCACGATGATAGCAGTCGCCATAGCCGGTGCGTTCCGACTCTACCAAGGTGGTCCGGGAGGGGTAATCGGAACGGTCGTCATCGTAGTCACCGCATCGGTGGGGCTACTTGGAGCATATTGGAAGGATAAGCGCGGCAAGCCTCCCAACTGGATGCAGTTGTACGCCTTCGGCGTTGTCGTCCACATTGCCATGATCTCCTGCATGTTCCTCTTCCCTGCGGCAATGCGCGACATCATCCTCAAGAATACGGTCCTTCCCATCCTCCTCATATATCCGGTCCTCACCACCATTATCGGCCTCATCTTGAAAAAACAGGAAGACCGCCGCACAGCCGACAATAAACTCCTTTACTCAACCGCGCTAGCCACTGCAGCCCTGGAATCAACCCCTAACGGTATCCTCATTGTGAACCGGGATGGCACTGCAACGCGCTGGAACCGGCGATTTGTCGAACTCTGGAAGATACCAGGCCATCTGCTCGACATGAGCGACAACAAGCCGCTGCTTGCCCATGCCTCCTCCCTAGTAGCCAACCCTGAGGAATTTATCGCTCGGGTCACCGAACTGTACCAGCATCCGGAAAAATCGTGCACCGACACCCTCTATCTCGCCGATGGGCGAATCTTCGAGCGCTACACGCAGCCCCAAAAGGTCGGCAAAGAGATCGTGGGGCGGTTCTGGTCATTTCATGACATCACCGAGCAGAGAAAAGCGGCCGAATCGCTGCAGATGATGCGTTTTTGCGTCGATCATGCGGGGGACAGCATGTTCTGGATAGACAACGAGGGGCGTATCCTCTACGTCAACGATGCGACTTGCGCAGGGCTTGGCTATTCCCGAGAAGAACTGCTGCGCATGAGCATTTTCGATATCGATCCGGATTTCCCAGCGACCGTGTGGAACGAGCACTTCGAGAACCTTAGGCTGCGGGGACACATCATCTTCGAAACCCGCCACTGCGCCAAAGATGGACGGATTTTCCCCATCGAAGTCAACGCAAACTACGTACATTTCGGCTGCCACGAATTCAATTTTGCCTTTGCCCGGGACATTACAGAGCGTAAGCGTGCCATGGAAGAACGGCTGAAACTGGAACAACAGCTTCTCCATGCTCAGAAGCTCGAAAGCCTTGGCGTGCTGGCCGGCGGTATTGCTCACGACTTCAATAACATACTCACTTCGATACTGGGCAACGCCGATCTGGCTCTCATGCGCATCAACCCTGAATCTCCCGCCATCGATAACCTGTACAACATCGTAAAAGCATCGGCCCGGGCCGCCGATCTGGCCAAGCAGATGCTGGCATATTCCGGTAAGGGGAAGTTCGTTATAGGCAATCACGACATCAACGATCTGCTGGAAGAGATGCTCCACATCCTCAAGGTTTCCATTTCGAAAAAGGCGATGCTGCGCCTCAACCTCACCCACCCCCTGCCCCCGATCGAGGCGGATGCCACCCAGATTCGCCAGATCATCATGAACCTGGTGATCAACGCCTCGGAGGCCATGGGCGACGAAAGCGGCATGATTACGATTACCACCGGCAGCATGCAGTGCGACCGCAGCTATTTGAAGGACGTCTGGCTCGACGAGAACATAACGGACGGGCTTTATGTCTTCATTGAAGTTGCCGACACCGGGTGCGGCATGAGCAAAGAAACGCTCGCCAAGCTGTTCGACCCCTTCTTCACCACGAAATTCACCGGTAGGGGGCTCGGCATGGCCGCTGTCCTCGGCATCGTCCGCGGGCATAAGGGCGCGGTCAAGGTTTACAGCGAACCGGGTAAAGGGAGCACATTCAAGATACTTCTCCCTGCCAGCAGCAAACCCGCCGATACCTTCGATCACGACACCGAATGCGACGATTGGAAGGGGAGCGGCACAGTGCTCCTGGTTGACGACGAGGAGTCCGTTCGTGGGATTGGATCCGAAATGCTCAAAGAGATGGGTTTTGACGTCGTGACCGCCACTGATGGCCGGGAAGCGATAGACAATTACCGGTCACGTCCGGATATCAGGTTTGTCATCCTCGATCTCACCATGCCGCGCATGGGGGGCGAACAATG
- a CDS encoding STAS domain-containing protein, producing the protein MPLQNLEVTANKVSTLVTIRGAMTVVQVNDVAEVLLNVFAIEKKVELCLANVTEVDLAGLQLLCTAHRTSRKKGVPISIVGRKPAALAWAV; encoded by the coding sequence GTGCCACTGCAAAATCTTGAGGTCACAGCCAACAAGGTCAGCACCCTCGTGACAATCAGGGGGGCGATGACGGTCGTGCAGGTCAATGATGTCGCGGAAGTGCTATTAAATGTCTTTGCCATTGAGAAGAAGGTTGAACTCTGCCTCGCAAATGTAACCGAGGTCGACCTCGCTGGCCTGCAGCTTCTTTGCACTGCCCACCGCACCAGCCGCAAGAAAGGGGTTCCGATCTCGATTGTAGGGCGGAAACCTGCGGCGCTTGCCTGGGCTGTATAG
- a CDS encoding GGDEF domain-containing protein encodes MFALMGRYFRFLEALEAKWIRLIALLSTSAVFLLDICLPDQYLFTFVYLFPVSFVAWFVGARCALGLSLMACILIASHYRTFSAPAMVFDVLSNLGVFLAAVAALARIRVLLDASAALCRTDPLTGAYNRRAFLEMVEYELARQQRGCCVSSLAYLDLDNFKAVNDTMGHAAGDELLKAVVDCIRANLRATDIFARMGGDEFCILLPRCNEDGARNAMAKLRAQVMAVVEENRWAVSLSIGVITIGDPACGAEDIIRKADELMYQVKGKGKDDIVFASL; translated from the coding sequence ATGTTTGCATTGATGGGACGCTATTTCCGCTTTTTGGAGGCGCTGGAGGCTAAGTGGATACGGCTCATCGCACTGCTGTCAACGAGCGCTGTGTTCCTCCTCGACATCTGCCTTCCTGACCAGTACCTGTTCACTTTCGTGTACCTGTTTCCGGTGTCGTTCGTCGCCTGGTTCGTGGGCGCTCGATGCGCTCTCGGTCTTTCGCTCATGGCCTGCATCCTGATTGCCAGCCACTACAGAACCTTTTCCGCTCCCGCCATGGTCTTCGACGTCCTCTCCAACCTCGGCGTTTTTCTCGCGGCAGTGGCGGCGCTGGCCAGGATCCGCGTGCTGCTGGACGCATCGGCTGCCCTTTGCAGGACCGACCCTCTTACCGGTGCCTACAACCGCAGGGCTTTCCTTGAAATGGTCGAATATGAACTTGCCAGACAACAGCGGGGATGCTGCGTATCTTCCCTGGCATATCTCGATCTGGATAACTTCAAAGCGGTGAACGACACGATGGGACATGCTGCTGGAGACGAACTTCTCAAGGCGGTTGTCGACTGTATCAGGGCCAACTTGCGGGCGACGGACATTTTCGCGCGCATGGGCGGGGACGAGTTCTGTATTTTATTGCCGAGATGCAATGAAGATGGTGCCCGAAATGCCATGGCCAAGCTCAGGGCGCAGGTCATGGCAGTGGTTGAAGAAAATCGGTGGGCAGTGTCCTTAAGCATCGGGGTGATCACGATTGGCGACCCCGCTTGCGGTGCGGAGGATATCATCAGGAAGGCTGACGAACTTATGTATCAGGTGAAAGGAAAGGGCAAGGATGACATCGTCTTCGCGTCGCTTTGA